The genomic segment CCCCTTATGGAGCAGATCCTTGAAAAAGAACATACATTCAGAACCAGGGGACAAAACTGCGTTGACATACTTTTAGGTTATGAGTTTTTTTCAGAAGAGCTTGCAAAAGGCGCATTTTTTCTTTTAGAGGACTGGGCCTTGCGCTGGGATCATGTAGTAACAAAAACCTTTGGAAATAATGAAAAAATACTCAAGGATATTTTCCAGGGAGACAGAAAATACCTGCTCTGCGTCAGAACACCGTGTTCAGGAAGTTTTGAGGTCATGGCAGAGCAGGCCGGGAAAAAAGTGGGGCTTCCTATTAAATGGACAGATTCAGGGCTTGAACACCTTGAATCAGTACTCACGGAAGCAGTTGCGAAAAAAATGAAAGAATTAGAATGCAAGACACAGGAATAGATCAAAAAACAGACTCAAAAGAAGAATTTGTTACCATATCAAAATATGAACTGGACCGGCTTAGAACCCGTGTCAGAAAAATGGCAATGGACAAGTCCTATCTCCAGTTGATTTTCAGGCTCATGCACCAGATGAGTACAGCCCCTGGCATTGAAAATACTATTGATAATCTGCTTAGAAACATCCTTGATGTTATAGGCGGCAGCAATATAATGATTTATTACTTTATTGGTAAAAATATATTTTATGCAGATGTTTACGGCAAAAAAATTTCTTTGGACAGGATTGATGATGAATATATTAACAAGGTTTTAAAAACCAGGGAACCAATGGAGTTTGAGCAGGATTATACAAGAACAGAACTGATGACAGAATCCTTTTCAAAAGCATATACCTGGATATTTCCCCTTGTGGCAGGCAGAGATTTTATCGGTGTATTTAAAATGGAGAGCTTAAATATTTCTGTTCGTGATTTATACAAGGAGCTTCCCTCATTTTTTAATTATGCAGCCCTGATAATAAAAAATGAAATAATGGAGCATACAAAACTGAAAAAAGCCTATGACCAGATACGCATGACCAATAAAGAATTAACCAGGGAGATTGCCAGGCGGAAACTCATACAGGAGGCTTTGAATCAATCCAACCTGGAACTTGAAAAAAGAGTGGCAGAACGCACCCTGGAGCTGAATAATGCAAACACAAGATTAAAAAATGAGCTTGCTGAACGCATAAAGGCAAAAACCGAGATACAAAAGCTTAAAAACTATCTTGCCAATATAATTGATTCAATGCCTTCCATACTGGTAGGAATGGATAAGGAAGAAAGGATAACCCAGTGGAACAGGGAAGCTGAAGCGGCAACAGGTATAACAGCAGATAAGGCAATTGGCAGACCTGTTACCCAGATACTTTCAGATTTTTCACCCTGGATAAAAAACCTCAGTGCAAAAATTTCAAAACGTCATCCTGCTGTTATGGAAAAGGTTCTTCTTGAAAAAAGCGGTGAACGCCATTTCCATGATCTTATGATCTATCCTCTTGTTACCAATGGTGTTGAAGGTGCTGTTATAAAGATTGAAGATGTTACAGAGCGCACCAGAATCCAGGAATTGATGATCCAGACTGAAAAAATGATGTCTCTTGGAGGTCTGGCTGCCGGGATGGCACATGAGATAAACAATCCCCTGGGAATAATTACCCAGGCTGCCCAGAATATAGAACGCCGGGTCAGCCCGCAGCTGCCTGTAAACCAGAGAGCAGCCCGGGAACTTGGGCTTGATCTGGAATGTGTTCATAAATATTTTGAAAAACGCCAGATATTTATTTTTATTACAAGCATACGCGAAGCAGTAACAAGAGCAGCCAAAATAGTCAGCAATATGCTCCAGTTCAGCCGCAGTTCTCCTGATACAATGCAGTATGAATTTCTTTCTGACAGAATAAATAAATCTTTGGAACTTGCTTCCAATGATTATGATCTTAAAAAAAAATACGATTTCAGGACTATTAAGATTGTTAAAGACTTTTTTCCAGACATGCCAAAGGTTTTGGTGCTGGCTGTTGAAATCGAGCAGGTAATCTTAAACCTGCTGAAAAATGCAGCCCAGGCAATGATTTACAATCCTCCTGAAAAGATTCCTGAAATTATTATCCGCCTCTATCAGCATGACAGATATGCTGTCATGGAGATAGAAGACAATGGCCCGGGAATGCCCGAAGAGGTCAGGGTAAGAGTATTTGAACCCTTTTTTACTACAAAAAAACCTGGAATTGGCACCGGACTGGGACTTTCTGTATCTTATATGATTGTTACAAATAACCACAAAGGCTTAATGGAGGTAAGATCATCACTGGGAAAAGGAACCTGCTTTACAGTCAGGCTCCCTGTTTAGAAAGAGCAGATTATATCCATTTTCGTTTTCTAAAAAAGGTCAGCATGGAAAGGCTTGTGGAAACAATCAAAATCCATACAATCAGGTATCCCCATTTAAATTCCAGTTCCGGCATGTATTTAAAATTCATTCCATAAACCCCTGCAATAAAGCTGAGAGGGATAAAAATAGTTGATATAATAGTTAAAACCTTCATAACCTCATTCATCCTGCTGCTTACACTTGTATGATAAAGATCAAGCAGGCTTGAGGTTATTTCACGCAGGGTCTCAAGGGAATCCGTAGTCTGGATTGAATGATCGTAAAGATCCCTGATAAATATCCTGGTTGTATCATTAATAAACCCGCTTTCCATTCTTTCCAGTTTATAGATCATATCCCGAACAGGTTTTACAGCTTTTCTCATAAAAAGCACTTCCTGCTTTAAATAATAAATATTTTCCAAAGCCTGGACAGAAGGATCTTTTATAAGGGTATCTTCAATAGTTTCCACCTGGTTTTCAAGGGATTCTATAACTGAAAAATAATGATCAATCACAGTATCCATAAGCGCATAGGCCAGATAATCGCTTTTCATTTTCCTGATCCGGCCTGTTTTGTTTTCAAGCCTTTTTCTCACCTGGTTAAAAATCTCATCACTGCTTTCCTGAAAAGAAATAACAAAATTTTCTCCCATAATGATACTTATCTGTTCTGTTAATATTTTATCAGAATCTTTGTCAGTGCGAAAACTTTTAAGCACAACAAAAAGACATTCATCATATTCTTCAATTTTAGGACGCTGCGCTGTGTTAAGTATATCCTCTAAAACCAGGTTATGTATAGAAAAAGACTGGCCAATAGAATTTATAATATCAGGATTGTGCAGTCCTTTAATATGAATCCAGAGAATGCTGTTATCTTGTTTTAACAGGCATTGTTCAGCAATGATTTCTTTTTCTTCAAACAATGTTTCATTATAAAGAATGCTGGACACATGCACATTTTCAGCTTTTCTTTCTCCTGTATGAATTAAGGTTCCAGGAGACATGCCTGTTTTGTCAGGACTATGGTTTAATAGAAACATGAGTTTTTCCCTTTTTTTCAATCTTTGCATAAATAGAGACAAGGCATACCTTGTCTCTCTATTTATTTACTCTGCAATATCGTTTTTGGCGTTTACCATAGAGCGAATATAAACATCTCTCTGGGGAAATGGGATTTCAATATTATTTTCCTTGAAAAGCCTGTCAACTTCAAAAAATATATCAGTCTGGGTTGAGAAAAAATAATCCAGATGGGTCCAATAGCGCAGGACGAAAATCAGGGCGCTGTCTCCAAAATCCTGAAAAACAATATTTGGTTCAGGATATAATAATACATTTTCTGTATTTTTTGCAATTTCAATAAGAAGTTTGCGGACAAGTTCAATATCTGATCCATAGGCCACACCTATATTTAATTTTCTGCGTATTCTCATGTCCTTGAAACTCCAGTTGGTTACCTGGCTGCTTATAAATTCTGAATTGGGAATAATAAGAGACGCATTGTCATAGGTTTGAACCTGTGTGGATCGTATATTAATGTTTTTTATCTCACCCCATATACCGTTTACCTCAACAATATCGCCAACCTGGATAGGTCTTTCAAACAAAAGTATTATACCGCTTACAAAATTATTAAATATATTTTGAAGACCAAAACCAAGACCAACACTTAATGCTCCAAAAACCACAGTCAAAGATGCTGTACTAAAGCCGATAAAGCTTAAAGAAATGATAATAGCAACAGCCCATACCACATAGGTAATTATGCTGTTAATGGAGCTTTTAAGACCCATTTCAAATTTATCATCAGGAAATACTTTATTAATAAGATCATGCTTCCATATCTGCATGGCAAGATGAAACAGGGATAATGTAAGAAAGGCATATACAAAACCCATAAGATTGATGGTAATGCTGCCGATTTGAACAGGATGGTTTAAAACAGCCAGGGAATTAATTATTACAGACTGCCTGCCGCCCCAGGCAACAATAAGGCTTATTATAAAACAAATAAACCAGACAGGCCAGCACAGGCGCACGCAAAACCTTTTAACAGTTACATTGTGTTTTTTTTGAGATTCATCTGTTTCAGGCTGGAGATTTATATTGTGTTTCCATTCCCTGAAAACCATAAATATCAAGCCGCCCCAGATTAATGTAATAATTGTCCTGCCCCATGAAGCATACCAGTAAACAGCAAAAAATCCATACCCTATAAGCTCTGAAACAAGCCCGCCTAAAAAAATAATATATGTTAATTTTTCTATTATATTGTACAGACTAAAGCCTTGAAATGTAATGTCTGGATCATCATGGGAATCTGCTTTTAATCGTTTCCAGAAATTCACGCACCCAATGATAAGGACAAAATCAAAAAATATGCGTATCAGGACAATAATAACACTGTTTTCACCTAAAAGCCATTCCATGACTACATGAATAAGAGCAAAATATCTAACTATCCTGATTCCGCTTATAATTGATGAGATTAATTGAGCGGAAATATTTTTTTGCTTATTTTGGGAAAGCCAGAGGGACATAAAAAGAGCTGCCCAGCGGGTAAACAGGATAATTATCATAAGTTTATATGCAGCCTGGGTAAATGGTATAATCTTGTATAATTGATGAATTGTTGAAAAAAAATAAAGAAAAATACAGCTTACAAAAAGCAAAAGAGACCGGCGGAATAAAATATTTATAAAAGAATACCATGTCATATCCCCTGTTTCTGGAATCTCAGGTACCGGATAATATCTATTTATTTTTATAATTGCAAAAAATGCTGTTATAAATAAAATAATAACAGAAAAAAAGAGAACCCCCCTTGAATTCCAGACATCTGAAAAAAGTTTCTGCCAGTAAATCAAAGTAAACAATTCTTTTATCTTGCCAGTCAATAAATTAGTTTCATGTTTTATACTGGCATAATTCAATGCTTCAAGGGGATTATCTTTTCTTGTAAAAAGCTGGATTTTTTTTCTTTCTTCAATATCTTGTATAAATTTTTCAGTAAATTGAGATAATTCATCCCTGAGTTCCTGCAATTGCTTAATATTAGTTTTGTAATATTCATCAAGCCATTCAAGTTCATTGATTTTCACAGACAACACTCTAATAAGCATCTGGATATTTTCTACAAGAACCTGGGCATCAAGAGCAGTATTGCCTCCTTCTATGCTGATTTCATAGATTTGTTTTTCATTAAACGTGTATTGTTCTTCTGTCTGTGCCAGACGCTGCAACACCACTGTCTGTTTTTGTTTAAAATTTATTAGATATGCATCAATGTTTTCAAGGGCTTTCCTGTGTTTTATTAATGCTTGTTCAAGATCTTCAATTTTAGTTTGAGGAAGATGAAGCAGATTTATATGTTTTGAAAGCTGAACCTTGTATCCATTAATTTCATTTGCAAGGTCTTTTGAATTTTCTTTCAGCTCTTTTTGTTCTTTTTTTATATCTTCAATATTTTTATTTTCCATTTTCAGACTCATTTCAATAAAGGGCATGAGTTTGGCATATTCGCCCCCGGTTTCTGCCCC from the Desulfonema limicola genome contains:
- a CDS encoding DUF1638 domain-containing protein; its protein translation is MEKIKENRMLLIGCGILKKEIKLIIEKNKWPLDTLFLDSALHIDFKKLSGKLTSALEKHHGKNIIVFYGCCHPLMEQILEKEHTFRTRGQNCVDILLGYEFFSEELAKGAFFLLEDWALRWDHVVTKTFGNNEKILKDIFQGDRKYLLCVRTPCSGSFEVMAEQAGKKVGLPIKWTDSGLEHLESVLTEAVAKKMKELECKTQE
- the corA gene encoding magnesium/cobalt transporter CorA: MFLLNHSPDKTGMSPGTLIHTGERKAENVHVSSILYNETLFEEKEIIAEQCLLKQDNSILWIHIKGLHNPDIINSIGQSFSIHNLVLEDILNTAQRPKIEEYDECLFVVLKSFRTDKDSDKILTEQISIIMGENFVISFQESSDEIFNQVRKRLENKTGRIRKMKSDYLAYALMDTVIDHYFSVIESLENQVETIEDTLIKDPSVQALENIYYLKQEVLFMRKAVKPVRDMIYKLERMESGFINDTTRIFIRDLYDHSIQTTDSLETLREITSSLLDLYHTSVSSRMNEVMKVLTIISTIFIPLSFIAGVYGMNFKYMPELEFKWGYLIVWILIVSTSLSMLTFFRKRKWI
- a CDS encoding mechanosensitive ion channel domain-containing protein, translated to MKQMYYRLNLTGFILFMFIMFFFSTAQAQEIIDNKDIQTQQQETGAETGGEYAKLMPFIEMSLKMENKNIEDIKKEQKELKENSKDLANEINGYKVQLSKHINLLHLPQTKIEDLEQALIKHRKALENIDAYLINFKQKQTVVLQRLAQTEEQYTFNEKQIYEISIEGGNTALDAQVLVENIQMLIRVLSVKINELEWLDEYYKTNIKQLQELRDELSQFTEKFIQDIEERKKIQLFTRKDNPLEALNYASIKHETNLLTGKIKELFTLIYWQKLFSDVWNSRGVLFFSVIILFITAFFAIIKINRYYPVPEIPETGDMTWYSFINILFRRSLLLFVSCIFLYFFSTIHQLYKIIPFTQAAYKLMIIILFTRWAALFMSLWLSQNKQKNISAQLISSIISGIRIVRYFALIHVVMEWLLGENSVIIVLIRIFFDFVLIIGCVNFWKRLKADSHDDPDITFQGFSLYNIIEKLTYIIFLGGLVSELIGYGFFAVYWYASWGRTIITLIWGGLIFMVFREWKHNINLQPETDESQKKHNVTVKRFCVRLCWPVWFICFIISLIVAWGGRQSVIINSLAVLNHPVQIGSITINLMGFVYAFLTLSLFHLAMQIWKHDLINKVFPDDKFEMGLKSSINSIITYVVWAVAIIISLSFIGFSTASLTVVFGALSVGLGFGLQNIFNNFVSGIILLFERPIQVGDIVEVNGIWGEIKNINIRSTQVQTYDNASLIIPNSEFISSQVTNWSFKDMRIRRKLNIGVAYGSDIELVRKLLIEIAKNTENVLLYPEPNIVFQDFGDSALIFVLRYWTHLDYFFSTQTDIFFEVDRLFKENNIEIPFPQRDVYIRSMVNAKNDIAE
- a CDS encoding two-component system sensor histidine kinase NtrB translates to MQDTGIDQKTDSKEEFVTISKYELDRLRTRVRKMAMDKSYLQLIFRLMHQMSTAPGIENTIDNLLRNILDVIGGSNIMIYYFIGKNIFYADVYGKKISLDRIDDEYINKVLKTREPMEFEQDYTRTELMTESFSKAYTWIFPLVAGRDFIGVFKMESLNISVRDLYKELPSFFNYAALIIKNEIMEHTKLKKAYDQIRMTNKELTREIARRKLIQEALNQSNLELEKRVAERTLELNNANTRLKNELAERIKAKTEIQKLKNYLANIIDSMPSILVGMDKEERITQWNREAEAATGITADKAIGRPVTQILSDFSPWIKNLSAKISKRHPAVMEKVLLEKSGERHFHDLMIYPLVTNGVEGAVIKIEDVTERTRIQELMIQTEKMMSLGGLAAGMAHEINNPLGIITQAAQNIERRVSPQLPVNQRAARELGLDLECVHKYFEKRQIFIFITSIREAVTRAAKIVSNMLQFSRSSPDTMQYEFLSDRINKSLELASNDYDLKKKYDFRTIKIVKDFFPDMPKVLVLAVEIEQVILNLLKNAAQAMIYNPPEKIPEIIIRLYQHDRYAVMEIEDNGPGMPEEVRVRVFEPFFTTKKPGIGTGLGLSVSYMIVTNNHKGLMEVRSSLGKGTCFTVRLPV